A genomic stretch from Helianthus annuus cultivar XRQ/B chromosome 1, HanXRQr2.0-SUNRISE, whole genome shotgun sequence includes:
- the LOC110884190 gene encoding uncharacterized protein LOC110884190 → MKAGDSCSVWLRHEQSSGDIFGEPKKRTRIGEKHQASVPEIVTKETIKNEENNFIGTEENEVRLPAAPILDTDVFILGLYIFGKNFHLVKKFMGSKAMQDVLFYYYGPFYGTKEHIDWSGSWKNRKQKKIPGTEIFTGWRAQELFARIFLHVNDDCKTRLTRATRMFHTKEITFETYVFNVVDMVGINLLVQAIAIGKGKDDLTTKAKNPVKNKQPEPPFSWLKTKQVIHLLKYAVWPRLLARGWKSEKRRNFDYNNSKNSLVFLAPGTGKFSPRSQTKGTHYFETLVDVLNKVAFEPQLIEHDPNKDMLVKPGAKDSVQFMIVDSSLEFLENQVFKMRSLPDSKFADEEGSSCEIQNPNAIQTSLAAEDSGKSRILNQDGGAYTDQQFGLDSESLSARNCTLTEKMLEGLASGSNYQNKRKRGGKEGDSSDILAESKEQRRGHI, encoded by the exons ATGAAAGCAGGTGATAGTTGTTCAGTGTGGCTTAGACATGAACAATCCTCTGGTGACATTTTCGGAGAACCAAAAAAGAGAACTCGTATCGGAGAGAAGCATCAAGCAAGCGTTCCGGAAATAGTTACGAAAGAAACGATAAAAAATGAGGAGAACAATTTCATAGGTACTGAAGAAAACGAGGTCCGGCTTCCTGCAGCCCCTATACTTGACACTGATGTATTTATACTTGGTTTATATATATTTGGCAAGAACTTTCATCTTGTGAAGAAATTTATGGGTAGCAAGGCAATGCAAGATGTGTTATTCTATTACTATGGACCATTTTACGGAACCAAGGAACACATAGATTGGTCAGGCTCTTGGAAAAACAGAAAGCAGAAGAAGATACCTGGAACGGAGATTTTCACTGGTTGGAGGGCACAGGAGCTTTTCGCTCGCATATTTCTCCATGTCAACGATGATTGCAAAACTCGTCTGACACGG GCTACCCGAATGTTCCACACTAAAGAAATTACATTTGAAACATATGTATTCAACGTAGTGGATATGGTGGGCATCAACTTGCTTGTACAAGCCATTGCCATTGGAAAAGGAAAGGATGACCTTACTACCAAGGCCAAGAATCCAGTGAAAAACAAGCAGCCTGAACCGCCATTCTCTTGGCTTAAAACAAAACAAGTTATCCATCTTTTGAAATATG CTGTCTGGCCTCGTCTTTTAGCACGAGGATGGAAATCTGAGAAGCGAAGAAACTTTGATTACAACAACTCGAAGAATTCTTTGGTGTTTCTTGCACCTGGAACCGGAAAGTTTAGTCCCAGGAGCCAGACAAAAGGAACTCATTATTTTGAGACTTTGGTTGATGTTTTGAATAAGGTGGCTTTCGAGCCACAACTTATTGAGCATGATCCGAACAAGGACATGTTGGTGAAACCAGGTGCAAAAGATTCGGTTCAGTTTATGATTGTGGATTCAAGTTTAGAGTTTCTGGAGAATCAAGTTTTTAAAATGAGAAGTCTGCCAGACTCTAAATTTGCTGATGAAGAAGGTTCATCTTGTGAAATTCAAAATCCGAACGCAATTCAAACCAGTTTAGCCGCTGAAGACAGCGGCAAATCCAGAATTTTAAACCAAG ATGGTGGTGCTTATACAGATCAACAGTTTGGTTTGGATAGTGAAAGTCTAAGTGCCCGAAACTGCACATTGACTGAAAAAATGTTGGAAGGACTTGCTAGTGGATCCAACTACCAAAACAAGAGGAAAAGAGGTGGGAAAGAAGGGGACTCTTCGGATATTCTTGCTGAATCCAAAGAGCAGAGACGGGGCCACATATAG